The following coding sequences are from one Enterococcus sp. 4G2_DIV0659 window:
- a CDS encoding RloB family protein, which translates to MSRFSRKVETIESKPSIFIVCEGQQTEPNYFLKFPITNKTVKGIGYNTVSLVEYAIENGSEYDEIWCVFDEDGKKDQFDQAIRLCEKKGCFAAYTNEAFELWYLLHFNDMQPDVGITRKQYCEKLTSFLPTKRAKDRPKYCKNDETIYEKLLASQHTAISRAKKLLGSYPSHLQPSEQKPSTTVHLLVENLNKYL; encoded by the coding sequence ATGAGTAGATTCTCTAGGAAAGTTGAAACGATAGAATCAAAACCGTCCATATTTATCGTTTGTGAAGGTCAACAAACAGAGCCTAATTATTTTTTAAAATTTCCGATAACAAATAAAACAGTCAAAGGAATAGGGTATAATACTGTTTCATTAGTTGAGTACGCAATAGAAAATGGTAGTGAATATGATGAAATCTGGTGTGTATTTGATGAAGATGGAAAAAAAGACCAGTTTGATCAGGCAATAAGATTGTGTGAGAAAAAAGGATGTTTCGCGGCGTATACAAATGAAGCGTTTGAATTATGGTACTTATTACATTTTAATGATATGCAACCAGACGTTGGAATTACCAGAAAGCAGTATTGTGAAAAGCTCACATCATTTTTACCAACTAAACGAGCTAAAGACCGACCAAAATATTGTAAAAATGATGAAACGATTTATGAAAAGTTACTGGCAAGCCAACATACGGCTATTTCTAGAGCAAAAAAACTGCTGGGAAGTTATCCAAGTCACCTACAACCAAGTGAACAAAAACCATCAACGACGGTTCATCTTCTGGTAGAAAATTTAAATAAGTATTTATAA
- the miaA gene encoding tRNA (adenosine(37)-N6)-dimethylallyltransferase MiaA: protein MKKVLVIVGPTAVGKTALSIELAKKLNGEIISGDSMQVYKRLDIGTAKVTKEEKEDIPHHLIDCRELSETYSVADFQKEGREIIEDIINRGKLPIVVGGTGLYIQALLYEFELGAQDESTDIREKYEQYAVEHGNQLLWEILQKKDPKAAESIHFNNRKKVVRALEVFDKTGYSILSPKEKPKRLYDYFLIGLETDRSLLYERINARVESMLANGLLKEADLLYKNQSEQAIQGIGYKEFFPYFEEKITLEEATEQVKQNSRRYAKRQLTWFRNRMNASWWDFVQFPETIFELEKKIDTWLDTSEG, encoded by the coding sequence GTGAAAAAAGTATTAGTAATTGTCGGACCAACAGCAGTTGGTAAAACAGCATTAAGTATTGAGTTGGCAAAAAAATTAAATGGAGAAATAATTAGCGGGGACTCAATGCAAGTCTATAAACGATTAGACATTGGAACTGCTAAAGTGACAAAAGAAGAAAAAGAAGATATTCCTCATCATTTAATTGATTGTCGTGAGTTATCTGAAACATACTCGGTAGCTGATTTTCAAAAAGAAGGTCGAGAAATTATCGAAGATATCATTAATAGAGGCAAGTTACCTATTGTTGTTGGCGGAACAGGCCTTTATATTCAAGCGCTTTTGTATGAATTTGAGTTAGGTGCACAAGATGAATCAACTGATATTCGGGAAAAATATGAACAATATGCAGTGGAGCATGGAAATCAATTACTATGGGAAATATTACAGAAAAAAGACCCTAAAGCAGCTGAAAGTATCCATTTTAATAATCGCAAAAAAGTAGTAAGAGCCTTGGAAGTATTTGACAAAACAGGCTATAGTATCTTATCTCCAAAAGAAAAACCTAAGCGACTATATGATTATTTTTTAATCGGATTGGAGACTGATCGTTCATTGCTTTATGAGAGAATCAATGCTCGTGTAGAGAGTATGTTAGCAAACGGTCTTTTAAAAGAAGCTGATCTTCTTTATAAAAATCAATCTGAACAAGCAATACAAGGAATCGGCTACAAAGAATTCTTCCCTTATTTTGAAGAAAAGATAACTCTAGAAGAAGCAACAGAACAAGTAAAACAAAATTCAAGAAGATATGCGAAAAGACAGTTAACATGGTTTAGAAATCGCATGAATGCCAGTTGGTGGGACTTCGTACAATTTCCTGAAACTATTTTCGAATTAGAAAAAAAAATAGACACCTGGTTGGACACTTCGGAAGGATAA
- a CDS encoding GW dipeptide domain-containing protein encodes MKKIYIIGMLSFSGLFLSGFTTISSETTTQSVKETEGTLSSEKVEESSSEQQSSESNSTSVETEDSTVSTSSLDSSEDTSDEKIITEEVNKPMGTYAKGNGQMRSRRSTYREDVISATEVGRPPKSFIDISSWNGAISAQEYGIMKGFGISGVVVKLTEYTNYKNPERFTQIKNARAQGLKVSVYHYSHFRTKAEAVAEARYFANAATEMGLSRDTIMVNDAEEPAMNNGQATENSLAFEQELKSRGFNNVIHYSMGSWFTGASPVLNPAILGRQNIWVANYPYNPVGDNLLYKAEGYSAWQWSSALVFPNISIGVGVFDINTDYAGRFTGGKVYDTILEQNAYTYSARVVQSNEAKVHGIYDDVNNTRPGIKMLGTGERFSGQKVTILASARTNRSTYLKFYVNGMTAWMDSRAFKSELDTSIIEPTDFMADIKSVSEASKHGLYTEPNNTSEKNLKLGTGLLYANQSVRIINIAKISTGVTAYQFTLNGQIIGWMDSRAFKEYDKILEQNQYTYMARILPEDQSKIHGVYDGINNTGPGIKHLAMGNRFANQRVTILSSARTTRSTYLKFSVNGTIAWMDRRAFKSELDSVTFKKEQFTTSIKPVSESSKHGLYTNPNNTSEQTLKLGTGSSYANRTVEVVNSAKISTGVMAYQFSRNGQVVGWLDSRAFKEYDKILEQNQYTYMARVLPENQSKIHGVYDDINNTRPEIKLLGMANKFANQKVTILASARTNRSTYLKFSFNGTIAWMDARAVRPELDKVVIEKEKITTSIKSVSESNKHGLYTQPNNTSLKNEKLGLGSKYAGQKVEVIQKGKISNGVLVYQFKLDNQLIGWLDSRAFN; translated from the coding sequence ATGAAAAAAATATATATTATCGGAATGCTATCATTTTCAGGTTTATTTTTATCTGGATTTACAACCATATCAAGTGAAACAACCACTCAATCTGTTAAAGAGACAGAAGGCACTCTTTCATCAGAAAAAGTAGAAGAGAGTTCAAGTGAACAGCAAAGCTCTGAGAGTAACTCAACTTCAGTAGAAACTGAAGATAGTACAGTATCCACAAGTAGCTTGGATTCTAGTGAAGATACGTCAGATGAAAAGATTATTACGGAAGAAGTAAATAAACCAATGGGAACCTATGCTAAAGGGAATGGTCAAATGAGATCACGTCGTTCAACTTATCGAGAGGATGTGATCTCTGCAACAGAAGTAGGACGTCCACCAAAAAGTTTCATTGATATTTCTTCATGGAATGGTGCTATTTCAGCTCAAGAATATGGAATAATGAAGGGCTTTGGTATTTCAGGAGTAGTTGTGAAATTAACAGAGTACACAAACTATAAAAATCCTGAAAGATTTACGCAAATAAAAAATGCTAGGGCTCAAGGACTTAAAGTATCGGTATATCATTATAGTCATTTTAGAACAAAAGCTGAAGCCGTTGCTGAGGCCAGATATTTTGCTAATGCTGCAACTGAAATGGGGCTTTCTAGAGATACAATCATGGTAAATGATGCTGAAGAACCAGCAATGAATAATGGACAAGCAACAGAAAACTCACTGGCTTTTGAGCAAGAACTTAAAAGTAGAGGTTTTAATAATGTTATTCATTATTCAATGGGATCTTGGTTTACAGGTGCTTCTCCAGTTTTGAATCCAGCAATTTTAGGACGTCAAAATATTTGGGTCGCTAATTATCCATATAATCCAGTTGGAGATAATCTTTTATATAAAGCTGAAGGATATTCTGCATGGCAGTGGTCATCTGCTTTAGTTTTTCCAAATATCTCAATCGGAGTTGGTGTATTTGATATCAACACAGATTATGCAGGAAGGTTCACTGGAGGAAAAGTTTATGATACAATTTTGGAACAAAATGCGTATACCTATTCAGCAAGGGTTGTACAATCTAATGAAGCAAAAGTACATGGAATTTATGACGATGTAAATAATACAAGACCAGGAATTAAAATGTTAGGTACTGGAGAGCGATTTTCAGGTCAAAAAGTAACGATTTTAGCTTCTGCTCGTACTAATCGCTCAACTTACTTAAAATTTTATGTGAATGGCATGACTGCTTGGATGGATAGCCGTGCTTTTAAATCGGAATTGGATACATCGATTATAGAGCCTACTGATTTTATGGCAGATATTAAATCCGTGAGTGAGGCTAGCAAACATGGTTTATATACAGAACCTAATAATACGAGTGAGAAGAATTTAAAATTAGGAACTGGTTTGTTGTATGCTAATCAATCAGTTAGGATAATAAACATTGCTAAAATATCGACTGGTGTTACTGCGTATCAATTTACTCTAAATGGACAAATTATTGGATGGATGGACAGTCGAGCATTTAAAGAATATGATAAAATATTAGAACAAAATCAATATACTTATATGGCTCGTATTTTACCAGAAGATCAATCTAAAATACATGGGGTTTACGATGGTATCAATAATACTGGACCAGGGATTAAACATTTAGCAATGGGAAATCGATTTGCAAATCAAAGAGTAACAATTTTGTCTTCAGCTCGGACTACTCGCTCAACATATTTGAAATTTTCTGTAAATGGAACGATTGCTTGGATGGATAGGCGAGCATTTAAATCTGAGTTGGATTCAGTTACTTTTAAAAAAGAACAATTTACAACGAGTATTAAACCAGTGAGTGAATCAAGTAAACATGGTTTATATACAAACCCTAATAATACTAGTGAGCAAACTTTGAAACTAGGAACTGGCTCATCTTATGCTAATCGAACGGTTGAAGTAGTAAATAGTGCTAAAATATCAACAGGTGTTATGGCGTATCAATTTAGCAGGAATGGTCAAGTTGTTGGATGGTTGGATAGCCGAGCATTTAAAGAATATGATAAGATATTAGAACAAAATCAATATACTTATATGGCTCGAGTATTGCCAGAAAACCAGTCAAAAATACATGGAGTATATGATGATATAAATAATACAAGACCAGAAATAAAACTTCTGGGAATGGCGAATAAATTCGCTAACCAAAAAGTAACAATTTTAGCCTCCGCTCGTACTAACCGGTCGACATATTTGAAATTTTCATTCAATGGGACTATTGCTTGGATGGATGCACGGGCAGTGAGACCAGAACTGGATAAAGTTGTTATTGAGAAGGAAAAGATTACAACTAGTATCAAATCAGTTTCAGAATCAAACAAACATGGTCTATATACGCAACCTAATAATACATCGTTAAAAAACGAAAAATTAGGTTTGGGGTCAAAATATGCTGGTCAAAAAGTGGAAGTAATTCAAAAAGGAAAAATATCAAATGGTGTTTTAGTGTATCAATTTAAACTTGATAATCAGTTGATTGGTTGGCTAGACAGTAGGGCATTTAATTGA
- a CDS encoding glycerophosphodiester phosphodiesterase — protein MTKIIAHRGSKGTHPENTLAAFKEAIRVGADGIELDVHLSKDNQLIVIHDETIDRTTNSYGEVGKLTLAELKQLDAGSWFEKNPIPQEIPTLEEVLKLLEENRFQGLLNIEIKTDKIHYQDIEKQIVQRMCSRNWMFDYMYSSFYFRSLEKIAAIDKDRPIASVFELSEKEEQRALQSEFIEGVHPSIDWVMTHKDKLLNFPKAVRPWTVNDIEQMKLCFAYQLAGIHTDFPEIAVAVRKVIQLKGE, from the coding sequence ATGACAAAAATAATTGCCCATCGCGGAAGTAAAGGAACACATCCTGAAAATACATTAGCAGCCTTTAAAGAAGCTATTCGTGTTGGAGCAGATGGTATCGAATTAGACGTTCATTTATCAAAGGATAACCAACTAATCGTCATTCATGATGAAACCATTGATCGTACAACAAACAGCTATGGCGAAGTAGGGAAATTAACTCTAGCTGAATTGAAACAATTAGACGCAGGTAGCTGGTTTGAAAAAAATCCAATACCTCAAGAGATTCCTACATTAGAAGAAGTATTGAAATTATTAGAAGAGAATAGATTTCAAGGATTGCTGAATATTGAGATTAAAACGGATAAAATCCATTATCAAGATATTGAAAAGCAAATTGTTCAGCGGATGTGTTCACGTAACTGGATGTTTGATTATATGTATTCAAGTTTTTATTTTAGAAGTTTAGAAAAGATAGCAGCGATAGATAAGGACAGACCCATTGCTTCCGTTTTTGAACTTTCAGAAAAAGAGGAACAACGTGCGTTACAGTCAGAATTTATCGAAGGAGTCCATCCCAGTATTGATTGGGTCATGACTCATAAGGACAAGCTATTGAATTTTCCAAAAGCTGTTCGTCCATGGACTGTGAACGATATTGAACAAATGAAGCTCTGCTTTGCTTATCAATTAGCCGGAATTCACACAGATTTTCCTGAAATAGCAGTAGCAGTGCGCAAAGTGATACAATTAAAGGGTGAATAA
- a CDS encoding capsular polysaccharide synthesis protein yields the protein MSFISKLKKLKKNASIFELIQLGSIVYNPFVRRNGKKVKEDKRIINSYNYLKKHYENRVYKEAISQPMPNKSNSIWICWLQGEDNAPLIVQKCIQSIRDHNKEKEIVILTFENINTYLTLPDYIMEKREKGIISDAHFSDIIRLEVLITYGGTWMDATILCTNHLPEWITDSKLFVYRTTYLQNEVVPIVASSWFISASDSNNEILTTTRSMLRDYWKEHNVLINYYLFHLFFTIATQKYPEQWLAVPKKGNTDPHFLQFELNNTYNNQFYEQLKELSPIHKLTYKGLDDESENSFYHTLFRVERT from the coding sequence ATGAGCTTTATTTCCAAATTAAAGAAGCTGAAAAAAAATGCTAGCATTTTCGAACTAATTCAATTGGGTAGCATTGTATATAACCCTTTTGTTAGACGCAATGGGAAAAAAGTCAAAGAGGATAAGCGCATCATCAACAGTTACAACTATCTTAAAAAGCACTATGAAAATAGAGTCTATAAAGAAGCTATTTCTCAGCCAATGCCAAACAAATCGAATTCTATTTGGATTTGTTGGTTGCAAGGTGAAGACAACGCACCATTAATCGTCCAAAAGTGTATTCAGTCGATTAGAGATCATAATAAAGAAAAAGAAATCGTAATCTTAACTTTTGAGAATATAAACACCTATTTGACGCTTCCAGATTATATAATGGAAAAACGGGAAAAAGGAATCATTTCTGATGCTCATTTTTCAGATATAATTCGTTTGGAAGTCTTGATTACTTACGGTGGTACTTGGATGGATGCAACGATTTTATGTACCAATCATCTACCTGAATGGATTACTGATTCGAAATTATTTGTGTATCGCACAACTTACTTACAAAATGAAGTGGTTCCGATTGTTGCCTCTAGCTGGTTTATCTCTGCAAGTGATAGCAATAACGAAATCTTAACAACGACAAGAAGTATGCTGAGGGACTATTGGAAAGAGCACAATGTTTTAATTAATTACTACCTCTTCCATTTGTTTTTTACAATTGCTACTCAAAAGTATCCAGAACAATGGTTGGCTGTACCTAAAAAAGGCAATACCGATCCGCATTTTTTACAGTTTGAACTAAACAACACCTATAACAATCAATTTTATGAACAATTAAAAGAACTTAGTCCAATTCATAAATTAACTTATAAGGGGCTGGATGATGAAAGTGAAAATTCCTTTTATCACACCTTATTCAGAGTAGAAAGGACTTAA
- a CDS encoding AAA family ATPase — MIIEFKVTNFKSIKEEQVFSFVSTAIKEFPHNIKKNETFELGVLKSATMYGANASGKSNLIKAVNFFQKFVVMSFKNSQKGDKIDRIPFMLDEKSRDCPTKLEMSFFLTENQLVTYGFSVNDNEVLKEHLEINEEEYFSRDRDTFDFKKEFVEHWQIRKELINPNSLFLSLLASTNDDLGFKIYDWIQNNIVVFSGLRSLREKKTIELFRDSDELAKEITEMVKIADLGIEELSVVENKIDSDALEELPEEIKKLVLKREDKYKLATNHFIFDEKGEISGEIQVNGVSQFESDGTQQFLGLSGHIVNAIKNGKTLFIDELGAQFHPIMSRYIINMFNSSSNLKGQLFFTTHDVTNLSNEIFRRDQIWFAEKNQQMASEFKSLVEYKFNNSRVRNDERFAKNYMQGKYGAIPFIDYSFEYIKDKWWGDNYE, encoded by the coding sequence ATGATTATTGAATTTAAAGTGACAAACTTCAAATCGATAAAAGAAGAGCAAGTGTTTAGCTTTGTTTCTACTGCTATCAAAGAATTTCCACATAATATAAAGAAAAATGAGACATTTGAATTAGGGGTATTAAAATCAGCTACTATGTATGGTGCTAATGCAAGTGGGAAGTCTAACTTAATCAAAGCAGTTAACTTTTTTCAAAAATTTGTAGTGATGTCATTTAAAAACTCTCAAAAAGGGGATAAAATCGATCGGATTCCATTTATGCTTGATGAAAAAAGCAGAGATTGTCCTACTAAATTAGAAATGTCATTTTTCCTGACTGAGAATCAATTAGTGACTTATGGTTTTTCTGTAAATGATAATGAAGTTTTAAAAGAGCATTTGGAAATTAACGAAGAAGAATATTTTTCTAGAGATAGAGATACATTTGATTTTAAAAAAGAATTTGTTGAACATTGGCAGATTAGAAAAGAATTAATTAATCCCAATTCATTATTTTTATCATTACTTGCTAGCACAAATGATGATCTAGGATTTAAAATATATGACTGGATTCAAAATAATATAGTAGTATTTTCTGGTTTACGTTCATTACGTGAAAAGAAGACGATTGAATTATTTAGGGATTCAGATGAGTTAGCCAAAGAGATTACAGAAATGGTGAAAATAGCTGATTTAGGTATTGAAGAACTATCAGTTGTAGAAAATAAAATTGACTCAGATGCTCTTGAAGAGTTACCAGAAGAGATAAAAAAACTTGTACTAAAAAGAGAAGATAAATATAAATTAGCAACGAATCATTTTATATTTGATGAAAAAGGTGAAATATCTGGTGAAATTCAGGTAAATGGTGTTTCTCAGTTTGAATCAGATGGAACACAGCAATTTTTAGGTTTGTCAGGCCACATTGTTAATGCTATAAAAAATGGGAAAACATTATTTATAGATGAACTAGGGGCTCAATTTCATCCAATTATGTCTAGATATATTATTAACATGTTTAACAGCTCAAGTAACCTTAAGGGACAGCTGTTTTTTACGACACATGATGTAACCAATCTATCTAACGAAATTTTTAGACGTGATCAAATTTGGTTTGCGGAAAAGAATCAACAAATGGCTTCCGAATTTAAATCTTTAGTGGAGTATAAATTTAATAATTCGAGAGTTCGTAATGACGAGCGCTTTGCTAAAAATTATATGCAAGGAAAATATGGCGCAATCCCTTTTATTGATTATAGTTTCGAATATATAAAAGATAAATGGTGGGGGGATAACTATGAGTAG
- the hflX gene encoding GTPase HflX, protein MDKTVEKVILVGVETEDNYLRFDGSMKELANLTKTAQGEVVFSLTQKRPKLDRQTVIGKGKVEELVQLVDAYEADTVIFNHELSPRQNQLIVDALGVKVIDRVQLILDIFAMRARSKEGKLQVELAQLNYLLPRLVGQGKQLSRLGGGIGTRGPGETKLESDRRHIRDKITAIKRELKEVTAHRERSRQKRRSSDLFQIGLIGYTNAGKSTILNMLTTAGTYSEDQLFATLDPLTKKWQLPQGMIVTLTDTVGFIQDLPTQLIEAFQSTLEESRNMDLLLHVVDASAEDRLQHEQTVVELLNDLDLEQIPVLTVYNKSDQVDKDEFIPTLFPNTLISAKSARGKEELTKAVRAKMMELLVPYEFDISSDQGQNLSELTRHTLLLSESFEDSKNAYHVKGFAPKNSKWVR, encoded by the coding sequence ATGGATAAAACAGTAGAAAAAGTTATCTTAGTTGGTGTAGAAACAGAAGACAATTATCTGCGTTTTGATGGGTCAATGAAAGAACTGGCAAATTTAACAAAAACAGCGCAAGGTGAAGTCGTTTTTTCTTTGACACAAAAACGTCCAAAACTTGACCGACAAACGGTCATTGGTAAGGGAAAAGTAGAAGAATTGGTTCAATTAGTAGATGCATATGAAGCAGATACAGTAATTTTTAATCACGAATTAAGTCCCAGGCAAAACCAGTTAATTGTAGATGCACTGGGTGTCAAAGTGATTGATCGAGTACAATTGATTTTAGATATTTTCGCGATGCGGGCGCGATCAAAAGAAGGAAAATTACAAGTTGAGCTAGCTCAGTTGAATTACTTGCTTCCTCGATTAGTTGGGCAAGGAAAACAATTATCTCGTTTAGGTGGGGGGATCGGTACAAGAGGTCCTGGTGAAACAAAACTAGAATCCGATCGTCGTCATATTCGTGATAAAATTACTGCAATCAAACGTGAATTAAAAGAAGTAACGGCTCATCGTGAAAGAAGTAGACAAAAACGTCGTTCGTCAGATCTTTTTCAAATTGGGTTAATTGGTTATACAAATGCTGGCAAATCAACTATCTTGAATATGTTAACAACTGCAGGAACATACTCGGAGGATCAATTATTTGCCACGCTAGATCCTTTGACTAAAAAATGGCAACTTCCACAAGGTATGATCGTTACATTGACTGATACGGTAGGTTTTATTCAAGATCTTCCGACGCAACTAATAGAAGCCTTCCAATCAACATTAGAAGAAAGTCGAAATATGGATTTATTGCTACATGTGGTAGATGCTAGCGCTGAAGATCGTTTACAACACGAACAAACAGTGGTTGAATTATTGAATGACCTTGATTTGGAACAGATTCCTGTTTTAACAGTTTACAATAAAAGTGATCAAGTGGATAAAGATGAATTTATTCCTACATTATTTCCAAATACGTTGATTTCTGCTAAAAGTGCAAGAGGAAAAGAAGAGCTCACAAAAGCTGTTAGAGCCAAAATGATGGAGTTATTAGTTCCTTACGAATTTGATATTTCTTCTGATCAAGGACAGAATTTAAGTGAGTTAACACGGCATACGTTACTTTTATCAGAAAGTTTTGAAGACAGTAAAAATGCATATCATGTAAAAGGCTTTGCTCCGAAAAATTCTAAGTGGGTTAGATAG
- a CDS encoding GDP-mannose 4,6-dehydratase, whose protein sequence is MDTILITGGAGFIGSTLASFYNKECKVVIVDDLSMGDKSNLADETNITFIKGSVTDTELMMNCLEKYQFDYIFHLAAIASVADSVERPIVTHQINFYSVLQLLELIKVHQKKLKRLVFSSSAAVYGDEPTLPKREESVIRPLTPYAIDKFAAEKYVVDYCQLYGIPTSAVRFFNVYGPNQNPNSPYSGVISIIMSQYKKILKKQDAVFTIFGDGKQSRDFVFIEDVVQALNLVAISEYSLGEVYNVGTGKSVSLNDLIDTLDSLVGKSLTIEYKEERPGDVKHSLADISKIKKLGYRAKFGIEDGLKKYVEYELNK, encoded by the coding sequence ATGGATACTATTTTAATTACTGGTGGAGCAGGATTTATTGGCTCAACACTAGCAAGTTTTTATAATAAAGAGTGTAAAGTGGTTATAGTAGATGATTTGTCGATGGGTGATAAATCTAATTTGGCAGATGAAACTAATATTACTTTTATAAAAGGAAGTGTTACAGATACAGAGTTGATGATGAATTGCTTGGAGAAGTATCAGTTTGATTACATTTTTCATCTTGCTGCAATTGCAAGTGTAGCAGATTCGGTTGAACGTCCTATAGTAACACATCAGATCAATTTTTACAGTGTTTTACAATTATTAGAATTAATAAAAGTACACCAAAAAAAGCTGAAGAGATTGGTATTTTCTTCTTCCGCTGCGGTCTATGGAGATGAACCTACTTTACCAAAGCGAGAAGAATCAGTTATTCGCCCATTGACGCCCTATGCAATTGATAAATTTGCGGCAGAGAAATATGTAGTAGATTATTGTCAATTATATGGAATTCCTACTAGCGCAGTGAGATTTTTTAACGTTTATGGACCTAATCAAAATCCTAATTCACCATACTCTGGCGTTATTTCGATTATTATGAGCCAGTATAAAAAAATATTGAAAAAGCAAGATGCTGTGTTTACAATTTTTGGTGATGGTAAGCAATCACGAGATTTTGTTTTTATAGAAGATGTTGTACAAGCTTTAAACTTAGTAGCTATTTCGGAGTATTCGCTTGGAGAAGTATATAATGTTGGAACAGGTAAATCGGTTAGTTTGAATGACTTGATTGATACCTTAGATTCACTGGTTGGTAAAAGTTTAACTATTGAATATAAAGAAGAACGACCTGGCGATGTGAAACACTCTTTAGCTGACATATCGAAAATTAAAAAGCTTGGGTATCGAGCCAAATTTGGTATTGAGGATGGTTTGAAAAAATATGTTGAGTATGAACTAAATAAATAA
- a CDS encoding flippase — protein MRSLIKNFFSNATYQIFTIVFPLLTMPYIARVLGAEQMGIFNYTYAIAIYFALVVKLGADHYGNRSIAKVGKDIKDRSEIFWEIFGVQFFNGIICIIAYLIFVTAFVTENQTVAYLQVFLIISFALDINWFFYGIEQFNIVILRNTLVKIFTVACVFLFVKSINDVWIYTIIMNVGSIVGFLITWIQLRKFVEFRAVSIKKILPHIKPSLVLFIPIVSASIFTSFTTVLLGQMTNMSNVGFYDAGSKILAMPKGVIAALGTVMLPKMSAAYANPETKKEAGKYLNVSIIFASFLAIVFTFGLISISKDFIPLFYGNDFSASINVLNILAIYIPFYALGNVIRTQFLIPQAKDRPFVISVLLGAVASIIVNLILIKPFGVLGAAIGTVSSEVVLAVYQILAARKDIKFKKFIEPLVYFTFSGIVMLSVLMFIPFSINSVMIRIVVKIVIGAVIYCSMTGIYFMKSHNETIELIRSFIFKKRKNI, from the coding sequence GTGCGTAGCCTTATTAAAAATTTTTTTTCTAATGCAACTTATCAAATATTCACTATCGTTTTTCCACTGTTAACGATGCCCTATATTGCTCGAGTATTAGGTGCTGAGCAAATGGGGATCTTTAACTATACGTATGCTATTGCTATTTATTTTGCTTTAGTAGTAAAACTTGGAGCCGATCACTATGGGAATCGTTCGATTGCTAAGGTCGGAAAAGATATCAAAGATAGAAGTGAAATTTTTTGGGAAATTTTCGGTGTTCAATTTTTTAATGGTATTATTTGTATTATTGCGTATTTGATTTTTGTTACGGCTTTTGTAACTGAAAATCAAACTGTAGCTTATTTACAAGTATTTCTAATCATTAGTTTTGCATTGGATATTAATTGGTTTTTCTATGGAATAGAGCAATTTAATATTGTAATATTAAGAAATACGTTAGTGAAAATATTTACGGTTGCTTGTGTATTTCTTTTTGTAAAATCAATTAATGATGTGTGGATATATACCATTATTATGAATGTTGGGTCGATTGTAGGTTTTTTAATCACGTGGATTCAATTAAGAAAGTTTGTGGAATTTCGAGCAGTTTCAATTAAAAAAATACTGCCACATATAAAACCTTCGTTAGTCTTATTTATTCCGATTGTTTCTGCAAGTATTTTTACAAGTTTTACAACAGTATTATTAGGACAGATGACAAATATGTCAAATGTGGGGTTTTATGATGCTGGTAGCAAGATTTTAGCCATGCCTAAAGGAGTTATAGCAGCATTAGGAACAGTTATGTTACCTAAAATGTCAGCAGCTTATGCGAATCCAGAAACAAAGAAAGAAGCTGGAAAATATTTAAATGTTTCAATCATATTTGCAAGCTTTTTAGCGATTGTTTTTACATTCGGGCTGATTAGTATCTCAAAGGATTTTATTCCGTTATTTTACGGAAACGACTTTTCCGCAAGTATTAACGTTTTAAATATATTGGCTATCTACATACCATTTTATGCTTTAGGAAATGTGATTAGAACACAATTTTTGATCCCTCAGGCTAAAGATCGACCATTCGTTATTTCTGTTTTATTAGGAGCTGTTGCAAGTATTATTGTCAATTTAATTTTGATAAAACCTTTTGGTGTTTTAGGTGCAGCGATAGGAACAGTTTCATCTGAAGTTGTTTTAGCTGTCTACCAAATTCTCGCTGCTCGGAAAGACATTAAATTTAAAAAATTTATTGAACCTCTAGTTTACTTTACGTTTTCTGGTATAGTAATGTTAAGTGTATTAATGTTTATACCTTTTTCTATTAATTCAGTTATGATTAGAATCGTGGTGAAAATTGTTATTGGAGCTGTAATTTATTGTTCTATGACAGGAATCTATTTTATGAAATCACATAATGAAACAATTGAATTAATTAGAAGTTTTATCTTTAAAAAACGGAAAAATATATAA